The Saccharomyces mikatae IFO 1815 strain IFO1815 genome assembly, chromosome: 11 genome has a segment encoding these proteins:
- the PRR1 gene encoding serine/threonine protein kinase PRR1 (similar to Saccharomyces cerevisiae PRR1 (YKL116C); ancestral locus Anc_2.457) yields the protein MDEYSSIYSQPKTPQLKQDGFPGSTEDQQEKILTNKNGEENQKAPPVEVITGESHSTPLTVSIPTFENVQTLPTPMTYTPLSPGNLSMSPIDQSLLNVPKRRSHARLLDDMLSIAQPKQRVVSELVAPADLSPQRIVSLPTVTEESSINDSFDSDNHTRESYLPGSNGLVEKYDDDILQGFLLDCWDQPFLWKKIRPIGTGNFSNVFLYELVDQTNPKLKQVAIKRLKYPEELSNVEQINTSLRYKETLSRLENSLTRELQVLKSLSHPCIVKLLGINNPIFVTSKKPLRDLIKKTPRVLPPCDMIMSYCPAGDLLAAVIARNGGLEPWLIQRIFAELVLAVKYLHGNSVIHRDLKLENVLLKYTFDDINNFKDAPIYYKQNFIELADFGLCKEIDNDEMCTARCGSEDYVSPEILMGVPYDGHLSDTWALGVMLYSLFEDRLPFDPPPNASARQRSRATSHRIARFDWRWYRLSSDENNEGKKIVENTLTRKNQRWSINEIYESPFVKTIVDTLEFS from the coding sequence ATGGATGAGTACAGTAGTATATATTCACAACCAAAGACACCGCAGTTGAAACAAGACGGATTTCCTGGCTCTACTGAAGATCAACAGGAAAAGATATTAACTAATAAGAatggtgaagaaaatcaaaaagcaCCACCTGTTGAAGTAATCACAGGAGAATCTCATAGTACACCCTTGACTGTGTCTATTccaacttttgaaaatgttcaAACATTGCCTACACCGATGACCTACACTCCGTTATCTCCAGGAAATCTGTCAATGTCACCTATAGACCAGTCTTTATTGAATGTTCCGAAAAGACGAAGTCATGCACGGTTACTGGATGATATGCTCTCCATTGCACAACCAAAGCAAAGAGTTGTTTCAGAACTTGTCGCACCAGCGGATCTCTCCCCTCAACGAATTGTTTCCCTACCGACAGTCACTGAAGAGTCTTCAATAAATGATTCTTTTGATAGTGATAACCACACGAGAGAATCATACTTGCCTGGAAGTAACGGTCTCGtcgaaaaatatgatgatgatatacTTCAGGGTTTCCTTTTAGACTGTTGGGATCAGCCGTTCTTATGGAAAAAGATAAGACCCATTGGAACAGGAAATTTTAGTAATGTGTTTCTATATGAATTAGTGGATCAGACTAATCCTAAACTAAAACAGGTGGCTATTAAGCGACTCAAATATCCCGAGGAATTATCAAATGTCGAACAAATTAACACTTCATTACGATATAAAGAAACTTTGTCTCGTTTGGAAAATTCCCTGACAAGAGAATTGCAGGTGCTAAAATCGCTAAGTCATCCATGTATAGTCAAGCTACTTGGAATTAACAATCCGATTTTTGTTACTAGCAAGAAACCTTTACGTGACTTAATCAAGAAAACCCCAAGGGTTCTGCCGCCTTGTGATATGATTATGTCCTATTGTCCAGCGGGAGACTTATTAGCTGCCGTCATAGCCCGTAATGGTGGATTAGAGCCGTGGCTAATTCAGAGGATTTTTGCAGAATTAGTGCTAGCGGTAAAATACTTACACGGAAATAGTGTTATCCATCGCGACTTAAAGTTAGAGAATGTATTATTGAAATATACTTTTGACGATATCAATAACTTTAAGGACGCGCCCATCTACTACAAGcaaaattttattgaattaGCAGATTTTGGTCTCTGCAAAGAGATTGATAACGATGAGATGTGTACAGCAAGATGTGGATCAGAGGACTACGTTTCCCCAGAAATCCTTATGGGAGTTCCGTACGATGGTCATTTGAGCGACACATGGGCCTTAGGTGTTATGCTCTATAGTTTGTTTGAGGATAGATTACCATTTGATCCTCCTCCCAATGCTTCAGCGAGACAACGTAGTAGAGCCACGTCACATCGAATTGCTAGATTTGACTGGAGGTGGTATCGATTAAGTagtgatgaaaataatgaaggTAAGAAAATTGTTGAGAACACGCTAACGAGAAAGAACCAACGTTGGTCGATCAACGAAATTTACGAATCTCCATTCGTTAAGACAATCGTCGATACCCTGGAGTTTTCCTGA